A part of Streptomyces sp. DSM 40750 genomic DNA contains:
- a CDS encoding ABC transporter ATP-binding protein: MGTTDTRGPTPGRSAVVLALRRYGRELLRLRRLALPALLLPAVGNIGIRYVAPLLIAKLAGQAAGDGGLTLGSALPYVLGFGVTLLLAEAVWRVGQHCLNRVDALGMEHLYVSGMDELLAKDAAFFHDNFAGSLTKRVLSFGKRFEDFVDTVTYRIVGSLVPLVFGAVVLWSYEPMLVAGLLVMIVLTVVAATPLIRRRQRLVNDREAAIARVSGHVADSLVNMETIRAFAAERREADEHRSRVADSRRLTLRSWDYGNLRVDILIAPMSVLTNVLGLLVAIAFGGPGQGVEEVVVAFTYYSNATQIMFEFNQIYRRLESSMTEAAQFTELLLDPPTVLDPTEPEPLAPRDTGIRFEAVTFAHAGAKPIFQGLDLDVPAGARIGLVGRSGGGKTTLTRLLLRMSDIDDGRILIGGQDISRLRQTDLRSSIAYVPQEPAMFHRSLRDNIAFARPGATDEEIHAAAAAAHVTEFADQLPDGFGTLVGERGVKLSGGQRQRVALARAILRDAPILLLDEATSALDSESELLVQDALWRLMDGRTALVVAHRLSTVAGMDRLVVLDRGSVVEQGTHEELRAANGAYAKLWQHQSGGFLGESTESALGGPVPGAGPGGLPGPADPAPNGDRRTSSPARTGTGST, encoded by the coding sequence ATGGGGACAACAGACACGCGAGGACCGACGCCGGGCAGGAGTGCGGTCGTTCTGGCACTGCGCCGCTACGGCCGGGAACTGCTGCGACTACGACGGCTCGCCCTGCCCGCGCTGCTGCTGCCGGCCGTGGGCAACATCGGCATCCGCTACGTCGCCCCCCTACTGATCGCCAAACTGGCAGGACAGGCCGCCGGCGACGGCGGTCTCACCCTCGGCTCGGCGCTGCCGTACGTGCTGGGCTTCGGCGTGACGCTGCTGCTCGCCGAGGCCGTGTGGCGGGTCGGACAGCACTGCCTGAACCGCGTGGACGCCCTCGGCATGGAACACCTGTACGTGAGCGGCATGGATGAACTCCTCGCCAAGGACGCGGCATTCTTCCACGACAACTTCGCCGGCTCCCTGACCAAACGGGTGCTGAGCTTCGGCAAGCGCTTCGAGGACTTCGTCGACACGGTGACGTACCGGATCGTGGGCAGTCTCGTCCCTCTGGTGTTCGGTGCCGTGGTGCTGTGGAGCTACGAACCGATGCTCGTCGCCGGGCTTCTTGTGATGATCGTGCTGACCGTGGTAGCCGCGACACCTCTGATCCGGCGCCGGCAGAGGCTCGTCAATGACCGTGAGGCGGCCATCGCCCGGGTCTCCGGCCACGTCGCCGACAGCCTCGTGAACATGGAGACCATCCGGGCGTTCGCGGCCGAGCGGCGGGAGGCCGACGAACACCGCAGCCGCGTCGCGGACTCCCGGCGCCTGACGCTGAGGTCATGGGACTACGGCAATCTGCGCGTCGACATCCTGATCGCCCCCATGTCCGTGCTGACCAACGTGCTGGGCCTGTTGGTCGCCATCGCCTTCGGTGGCCCGGGCCAGGGAGTCGAGGAGGTCGTCGTCGCTTTCACCTACTACTCCAACGCGACCCAGATCATGTTCGAGTTCAACCAGATCTACCGGCGTCTGGAAAGCTCGATGACCGAGGCCGCGCAGTTCACCGAGCTGCTGTTGGATCCGCCCACCGTGCTCGACCCGACGGAACCCGAACCGCTCGCACCGCGGGACACCGGCATCCGCTTCGAGGCGGTGACCTTCGCTCACGCGGGCGCGAAGCCGATTTTCCAGGGCCTCGACCTGGATGTGCCCGCAGGCGCACGCATCGGTCTGGTCGGCAGGTCCGGCGGCGGCAAGACCACACTCACCCGGCTCCTGCTACGGATGTCGGACATCGACGACGGACGCATCCTGATCGGTGGGCAGGACATCAGCCGACTGCGCCAGACCGACCTGCGCTCATCGATCGCCTACGTCCCGCAGGAACCCGCCATGTTCCACCGCAGCCTGCGGGACAACATCGCCTTCGCCCGGCCCGGCGCCACCGACGAGGAGATCCACGCCGCGGCCGCGGCCGCGCACGTCACGGAGTTCGCCGACCAACTCCCCGACGGCTTCGGCACTCTGGTGGGGGAGCGGGGAGTGAAACTCTCGGGCGGCCAGCGCCAGCGCGTCGCCCTCGCCAGGGCCATCCTGCGCGACGCCCCGATCCTGCTGCTCGACGAGGCGACCAGCGCGCTGGACTCGGAGAGCGAGCTCCTCGTCCAGGACGCCCTGTGGCGGTTGATGGACGGACGTACGGCCCTCGTGGTCGCCCACCGTCTGAGCACCGTCGCCGGCATGGACCGTCTCGTCGTCCTCGACCGCGGAAGCGTCGTCGAGCAGGGCACCCACGAGGAGCTGCGCGCGGCGAACGGTGCCTACGCCAAGCTGTGGCAGCACCAGTCGGGCGGATTCCTCGGCGAGAGCACCGAGTCGGCCCTCGGAGGCCCGGTCCCGGGAGCCGGTCCCGGCGGGCTGCCCGGACCGGCCGACCCGGCGCCGAACGGGGACCGCAGGACGTCGTCGCCCGCTCGTACGGGCACCGGGTCCACGTGA
- a CDS encoding phosphorylase family protein, whose product MRSSFVGVAGGLADDIGLGDVVVATRGYGFHGGKHTPEGFRARPQAWDASHRLEQAARAALRDPQWGRRLAGPIPTAFPTSVTPSRQ is encoded by the coding sequence ATGCGCTCCTCCTTCGTCGGGGTCGCGGGTGGACTCGCCGATGACATCGGCCTGGGTGACGTTGTCGTCGCGACCAGGGGCTACGGGTTTCACGGCGGCAAGCACACACCCGAGGGCTTTCGCGCGCGTCCCCAGGCCTGGGACGCGTCACACCGCCTGGAACAGGCAGCCCGCGCCGCTCTGCGCGATCCGCAGTGGGGCCGACGGCTGGCCGGCCCGATTCCGACCGCATTCCCGACATCCGTGACACCGTCCAGGCAGTGA
- a CDS encoding MbtH family protein: MANLFDDPDASFTVLSNVEGQHSLWPVSVPTPAGWRAVHGPSDREACLDYVEANWRDLRPLSLARMMRGDGVDTE, translated from the coding sequence ATGGCAAACCTGTTTGATGATCCGGACGCTTCTTTCACCGTCTTGTCGAACGTCGAGGGCCAGCATTCGCTGTGGCCGGTATCTGTGCCGACGCCGGCGGGCTGGCGTGCTGTCCACGGTCCCTCTGATCGGGAAGCGTGCCTGGATTACGTAGAGGCGAACTGGAGGGATCTGAGGCCGTTGAGTCTGGCACGGATGATGCGAGGTGACGGTGTCGACACCGAGTGA
- a CDS encoding amino acid adenylation domain-containing protein, protein MSATLDQLICRHAETSPEAIAVADPDGSITYGQLVDRARRVAEVLRARGMETESPVGVLVPRSCDYAVAVLGVMIAGCAFVPLDPEYPLVRLTGALRDSGAVGLICRKDTESLLPFDGELIRLDSIGGDGVPAVERREAPSANPRSWVGFAPDDANRLACILYTSGSTGKPKGVALPHRALVNHFLWEAEFLGVGPADRIAQRAPSGFDAALWEMAVALLSGATLVVVPTDVATITSVFRDYANARGITLMLAVPTLLQAYLESGVLREVPSMRTVVSCGEALNRSLAESIKSETGARLVNVYGPTEGGVGAMEFSVDTEVVSATVPIGKPAGNVTIYVLDDRLMPAGAGDVGEVYIAGPQLARGYFNAPAQTSERFVADHISGVPGARMYRTGDLARMLPSGDLEYLGRGDGQFKLHGVRVETAEVEAVLAECPGVSAAAVAVRSVSAGTSILVAYVVALPEAGEGLVARLYEFLQDRLHGAMIPARCVLVDRLPLLPNGKVDRASLPEVAARSGMPVKSTS, encoded by the coding sequence ATGAGCGCAACCCTCGATCAGCTCATCTGCCGGCATGCGGAGACATCCCCGGAGGCCATCGCGGTCGCTGACCCTGACGGGAGTATCACTTACGGACAACTGGTGGACCGCGCCCGCCGTGTGGCGGAGGTGCTCCGCGCCAGGGGGATGGAAACCGAATCGCCGGTCGGTGTCCTGGTGCCCCGCTCGTGCGACTACGCGGTTGCCGTTCTCGGTGTCATGATCGCCGGATGCGCTTTTGTGCCGCTGGATCCGGAGTATCCGTTGGTCAGGCTGACCGGGGCGCTGCGTGACTCAGGTGCTGTCGGTCTGATATGCCGCAAGGACACCGAATCGCTTCTTCCGTTCGACGGAGAGCTGATCCGGTTGGATTCGATCGGGGGTGACGGTGTGCCGGCGGTTGAACGCCGTGAGGCGCCGTCGGCGAACCCACGATCCTGGGTCGGGTTCGCGCCCGATGACGCGAATCGGCTTGCGTGCATTTTGTACACATCGGGATCGACGGGAAAGCCTAAGGGCGTCGCCCTTCCTCATCGTGCGCTCGTGAACCACTTTCTCTGGGAAGCGGAGTTCCTTGGGGTCGGCCCGGCGGACCGCATTGCGCAGCGTGCTCCGAGTGGATTTGACGCGGCGTTGTGGGAGATGGCGGTGGCCTTGCTCTCGGGGGCGACGCTGGTTGTCGTTCCCACCGATGTCGCCACCATCACGTCGGTGTTCCGTGACTACGCCAATGCGCGTGGGATCACCCTGATGCTCGCGGTGCCGACCCTTCTCCAGGCGTATCTGGAGTCCGGGGTTCTCCGGGAGGTCCCTTCCATGCGTACCGTCGTGTCATGCGGTGAAGCTCTCAATCGGTCCTTGGCGGAGTCCATCAAGTCCGAGACCGGGGCGCGTCTCGTGAACGTGTATGGGCCGACTGAAGGCGGTGTCGGGGCCATGGAGTTCTCCGTGGACACTGAAGTGGTATCTGCCACTGTGCCGATCGGGAAACCGGCCGGAAACGTCACGATCTACGTCCTCGACGATCGCTTGATGCCGGCCGGCGCCGGCGACGTCGGTGAGGTGTACATCGCCGGGCCGCAACTCGCACGAGGGTATTTCAATGCGCCGGCCCAGACTTCCGAACGCTTCGTCGCTGATCACATCAGCGGAGTTCCGGGGGCCAGGATGTACCGGACGGGGGACCTGGCCCGGATGCTGCCGAGCGGGGATCTGGAATATCTGGGTCGGGGCGACGGACAGTTCAAGCTCCACGGAGTGCGCGTGGAGACTGCCGAAGTCGAAGCGGTTCTTGCTGAATGTCCAGGCGTCAGCGCGGCGGCAGTCGCCGTGAGGTCCGTGTCGGCGGGCACTTCGATTCTCGTCGCCTATGTTGTCGCCCTGCCGGAAGCGGGCGAAGGGCTCGTGGCGCGCCTGTACGAGTTTCTGCAGGATCGATTGCATGGGGCCATGATTCCCGCGCGATGTGTTCTTGTGGACCGGCTTCCGCTCTTGCCGAACGGGAAGGTCGACAGGGCGTCGCTCCCGGAAGTGGCTGCCAGGTCCGGAATGCCTGTCAAATCGACTTCGTAG
- a CDS encoding acyl carrier protein — protein MATHEPAASLAVRVRQVIVSTLGLPLETADLDNGLSLRSDPINLDPPAIRRIVGELEQEFSVEIDDGALTSTEPADVGSLIDLVSDALSTGTRSRHETEPGAEQLTDTEQLLATMWQKILDVDEVHSESNFFEFGGNSMDAFRVANMIKETFDVYIPMKSIMTLRTLGSLAAAIDTELASANHPAPDRTVVTEW, from the coding sequence GTGGCAACTCACGAACCTGCGGCTTCCCTTGCGGTCAGGGTCAGGCAAGTCATCGTTTCGACGCTCGGTCTCCCGCTCGAGACGGCCGACCTCGACAACGGGCTCTCGCTTCGCTCGGACCCCATCAACCTGGATCCGCCTGCGATTCGGCGCATCGTCGGCGAACTTGAGCAGGAGTTCTCCGTCGAAATCGACGACGGAGCGTTGACGTCCACCGAGCCGGCCGACGTCGGCAGCTTGATAGACCTCGTCAGCGATGCCTTGTCGACAGGTACCCGTTCACGCCACGAAACCGAGCCGGGGGCAGAACAGTTGACGGACACGGAGCAACTGCTCGCCACGATGTGGCAGAAGATCCTCGACGTCGACGAGGTGCACAGCGAGTCGAACTTCTTCGAATTCGGCGGCAACAGCATGGACGCGTTCAGGGTCGCGAACATGATCAAAGAGACCTTCGATGTCTACATCCCGATGAAATCCATCATGACGCTGAGAACTCTGGGAAGCCTGGCGGCGGCGATCGACACGGAACTGGCATCGGCGAACCATCCGGCGCCGGACCGCACTGTGGTCACCGAGTGGTGA
- a CDS encoding phosphopantetheine-binding protein — MPVREQQVSEIWAEVLALPEVDVDANFYDLGGHSLLLIDLVGRLNQKLGIETDIVTVLEHPTVVDFTAHWNSLPATDADR, encoded by the coding sequence ATGCCTGTGCGGGAGCAGCAAGTCTCCGAGATCTGGGCGGAAGTCCTCGCACTACCCGAGGTGGACGTCGATGCCAACTTCTACGATCTCGGCGGACATTCGCTGCTGCTGATAGACCTCGTGGGCCGGCTCAACCAGAAACTGGGAATCGAGACGGACATCGTCACGGTGCTGGAACATCCCACCGTCGTCGACTTCACCGCACACTGGAATTCCCTGCCCGCGACGGACGCCGACCGCTGA
- a CDS encoding amino acid adenylation domain-containing protein: protein MTPDEPDRLASLFLTSAHNAPDRAAVRDSDGAWTYAEVARAASDLAGRIAAAGVAPGDRVGVMAARRAGGPVAILAILWSGATYVPIDPDWPAARRAAVLRDARVRMVLAVDTARDTPEAVQRLDLTTPVLLQAPSTPSDAAPVAPRPRPHPGAAYVMFTSGSTGVPKGVEVRSASASGLVASVASLIGMGPDSVFVALSSFAFDISVFDIFAPWSVGGELVVATELQILANQLGPLLEASGRQVFTQTTPTVLGHLLDAGLRLPPSTILLLAGERLRRSLVAQVTHVQQVWNLYGPTETTIYATAHACLPLDPGDPEPDLPIGTAVNDAVLEIRPLSDASRDVGELVVGGPGVALGYFGRPDLTAERFPDGGSRYATGDVVRRRADGLLVHAGRLDRQVKIRGNRVELDEVETALTDLVGHGRVAVRMDTHRVLGPHLAAFVSDPGCDAPALRRQLAGRLPAYMVPTRIHQVPEIPTTSSGKTDHRALLAPDESGTWEETVFDTLAKLWEQHLGTPAAPDANFYAIGGRPPIARQIALGLRQAYDTDVDAEVILRHPVLSDLVAAVTELVRTSMPQD, encoded by the coding sequence ATGACCCCCGACGAGCCCGACCGGCTTGCGAGCCTCTTCCTGACATCGGCTCACAACGCACCCGACCGGGCCGCGGTCCGGGACAGCGACGGCGCGTGGACCTACGCAGAAGTCGCCCGGGCCGCCTCAGACCTGGCCGGCCGGATCGCCGCGGCGGGGGTGGCACCCGGTGACCGGGTGGGCGTTATGGCCGCGCGCCGGGCCGGTGGCCCGGTGGCGATCCTCGCCATCCTGTGGAGCGGGGCCACCTACGTACCGATCGATCCCGACTGGCCTGCCGCGCGCCGTGCCGCCGTCCTGCGGGACGCACGGGTCCGGATGGTGCTGGCGGTCGACACCGCGCGGGACACGCCGGAGGCGGTCCAGCGTCTCGACCTGACCACACCGGTACTGCTCCAGGCCCCAAGCACGCCAAGCGACGCGGCGCCCGTCGCCCCGCGCCCCCGGCCTCACCCGGGCGCGGCCTACGTCATGTTCACCTCCGGCTCGACCGGGGTGCCCAAGGGCGTCGAGGTGCGATCCGCCTCCGCGTCCGGACTGGTGGCGTCGGTGGCGTCGCTGATCGGAATGGGTCCGGACTCCGTCTTCGTGGCGCTGTCCTCCTTCGCCTTCGACATCTCCGTGTTCGACATATTCGCCCCCTGGTCCGTCGGCGGCGAGCTGGTCGTCGCCACCGAACTGCAGATCCTGGCGAACCAGTTGGGGCCACTCCTCGAAGCGTCCGGGCGACAGGTGTTCACGCAGACCACGCCCACGGTTCTGGGACATCTGCTCGACGCCGGACTCCGGCTGCCGCCGTCCACCATCCTGCTGCTCGCCGGGGAACGCCTGAGGCGATCACTCGTCGCGCAGGTCACGCACGTCCAGCAGGTGTGGAACCTGTACGGGCCGACCGAGACCACCATCTACGCGACCGCGCACGCCTGTCTTCCGCTGGATCCCGGCGACCCGGAACCGGACCTGCCGATCGGGACCGCGGTCAACGACGCGGTGCTGGAGATCCGGCCGCTGTCCGACGCCTCACGGGACGTCGGCGAACTCGTCGTCGGCGGACCCGGCGTCGCCCTGGGCTACTTCGGCCGCCCGGACCTGACCGCGGAGCGCTTCCCGGACGGCGGATCGCGATACGCCACCGGCGACGTGGTCCGGCGCCGGGCCGACGGCCTGCTGGTGCATGCCGGACGGCTGGACCGTCAGGTGAAGATCCGCGGCAACCGGGTCGAGCTGGACGAGGTCGAAACCGCGCTCACCGACCTGGTCGGCCACGGCCGCGTCGCGGTCCGGATGGACACACACCGCGTGCTGGGCCCGCACCTCGCGGCTTTCGTCAGCGATCCCGGCTGCGACGCCCCGGCCCTGCGCCGGCAACTGGCCGGCCGTCTCCCCGCCTACATGGTGCCCACCCGGATCCATCAGGTGCCCGAGATCCCGACGACCAGCAGCGGCAAGACCGATCACCGGGCCCTGCTCGCGCCGGACGAGAGCGGTACGTGGGAAGAGACGGTCTTCGACACCCTCGCGAAACTCTGGGAACAGCACCTCGGCACGCCCGCGGCGCCCGACGCCAACTTCTACGCGATCGGCGGCCGACCGCCCATCGCCCGGCAGATCGCGCTCGGACTGCGGCAGGCCTACGACACCGACGTCGACGCCGAGGTGATCCTCCGCCACCCCGTCCTGTCCGACCTCGTGGCAGCCGTGACCGAGCTGGTGCGGACGTCGATGCCGCAGGACTGA